The stretch of DNA GGCGGTCTTTGCGAGATTCGTTGTCGTGGCCATAGAAAGCTCTTAGCTCTTAGCTTTTAGCTCTTAGCTTATGCTGCTCTGACCCTCTGAATCAGTGACGTGAGCATTCGCCTAACCTCGGCTAAGTTCACTGAGAGCCGATCGTAATCGGCTGGTCTGAGCAACGCGAGGTCTTTCGCCAAGAGCAGATGGTAGTCCAGTTCGCTGGCGGACCCCATGGCGATCTGGAGGAAGCGGCCCATCTCGGGATCGCTGAGGCGGCCGCATCCCTCGGCCAAGTTCGCTCCGATCGAGCAAGATGCACGGCGGATCTGTGAAGTCAGACCATAAAGCTCGTTTTGTGGGAACGATCTGGTCGTCCGGTACAAGTCCAGTGTGAGCCGGTGTGCTTTTTCCCAAACCTTCAAGTCCTTGAAGTTTCTCATCATTCCTCCTCAGCCCGCCCCACCCGACCCAAGCTAAGAGCTAAAGGCTAAAAGCTAAAGGCTAAGAGCCAGCCATCGCGCTCTCGACCCTCATGCTGGCCAGCTTCCTAAGGATCGCGTCCGTCATCTGCGTCGTCGAGGCGGCTCCCAGGGCGATCGACCTCGCGCCTCCCGGAATGCGCATCATGTCGTAGGTCCGGACGTTGCCTTCCTGGATGACGGCGGCGATGGCGGCGCGCACGCGCTCCGCCTTCTCGTGCTCGCCCACGTGGTCGAGCAGCATGGCCGCCGAGAGGATCATGGCGATGGGGTTCACGATGGGCGGGTCCAGTTCGGCGTACTTGGGAGCGGAGCCATGGGTGGGCTCGAAGACCGCGACCTCTTCGCCGATGTTGCCGCTGGCGGCGAAGCCCAGCCCGCCCACCAGCCCGGCGAAGGCGTCGGAGATCACGTCGCCGAAGAGATTCGACGCCACCACCACGCCGTAGTCCTCCGGATTCTTGGTCAGCCACATGGTCTGGGCGTCGATGTTGGTGGACCACAGCGGGATGCCGGGGAACTCGCGGGCGACCTCTTTGGCCACCTCTTCCATCATGCCGCTGGTCTCGCGCAGCACGTTGGGCTTCTCGCAGATGGTGACCGACTTGTAGCCGAAGCGCTGGGCGTGCCCGAAGGCGGCGCGGCAGATGCGGCGCGCGGCAGCGCGCGTGATCACCCGCACTGAGACCGCCAGGTCCTCGCCCTTCACCCCGGCGAAGGGCTTGAACTTGGGGTGCGAGGCCAGGGCCGCGCGCACCGGCGGCGGCGGGTCGGTCCATTCCACCCCGCAGTACAGGCCCTCGGTGTTCTGGCGGAAGACCAC from Terriglobales bacterium encodes:
- a CDS encoding isocitrate/isopropylmalate family dehydrogenase, with the protein product MARPTIVTMPGDGIGNQVLPEALRVLKAVGFEADYVHGDIGWEFWKSEGNALPDRTIALLEKHKLGLFGAITSKPKKEADAEVSPTLRGQGFTYYSPIVTMRQRFGLDICVRPCIGFPGNPLNFIRKKPGGGFEEPQVNVVVFRQNTEGLYCGVEWTDPPPPVRAALASHPKFKPFAGVKGEDLAVSVRVITRAAARRICRAAFGHAQRFGYKSVTICEKPNVLRETSGMMEEVAKEVAREFPGIPLWSTNIDAQTMWLTKNPEDYGVVVASNLFGDVISDAFAGLVGGLGFAASGNIGEEVAVFEPTHGSAPKYAELDPPIVNPIAMILSAAMLLDHVGEHEKAERVRAAIAAVIQEGNVRTYDMMRIPGGARSIALGAASTTQMTDAILRKLASMRVESAMAGS
- a CDS encoding four helix bundle protein — encoded protein: MMRNFKDLKVWEKAHRLTLDLYRTTRSFPQNELYGLTSQIRRASCSIGANLAEGCGRLSDPEMGRFLQIAMGSASELDYHLLLAKDLALLRPADYDRLSVNLAEVRRMLTSLIQRVRAA